A window of the Brassica napus cultivar Da-Ae chromosome C5, Da-Ae, whole genome shotgun sequence genome harbors these coding sequences:
- the LOC106366698 gene encoding vacuolar-sorting receptor 6 isoform X1, whose protein sequence is MSLINKGATLALFLALTMVFNGVFGRFIVEKSSVTILSPLAMRSKHDAAIANFGVPNYGGYMIGSVVYAGQGAFGCDSFDKSFKPKFPRPTILIIDRGECYFALKVWNGQKSGAAAVLIADNVDESLITMDSPEESKEADDFIEKLTIPSALIDLSFANTLKQALKKGEEVVLKIDWSESLPHPDERVEYELWTNTNDECGARCDEQMNFVKNFKGHAQILEKGGYSLFTPHYITWFCPKDYVSSNQCKSQCINQGRYCAPDPEQDFGDGYDGKDIVFENLRQLCVHRVGKEINKSWVWWDYVTDFHIRCSMKEKKYTKECAESVVESLGKRHDYNRFHYPFLHISGSYKTILFSGLPLDKIKKCMGDPAADVENEVLKGEQALQVGQGDRGDVTILPTLIINNAQYRGKLESSSVLKAICSGFKERTEPGICLSGDIETNECLEANGGCWQDKKSNVTACKDTFRGRVCECPVVNGVQYKGDGYTSCEPYGPARCSMNQGGCWSETKKGLTFSACSNTETSGCRCPSGFKGDGLKCEDIDECKEKSACQCDGCKCNNKWGSFECKCSGNRLYMKEQDTCIEKSGSGIGWFFTFVILAAVGGICVGGYVFYKYRLRSYMDSEIMAIMSQYMPLESQNTTDPMTGESQQLRLTSAA, encoded by the exons ATGTCTTTGATCAATAAAGGAGCCACCTTGGCTCTGTTTCTAGCGTTGACCATGGTGTTCAACGGCGTTTTCGGGAGATTCATCGTTGAGAAGAGCAGCGTCACGATCTTAAGCCCTTTGGCAATGCGGTCGAAACACGACGCAGCCATCGCTAACTTCGGTGTGCCTAACTACGGTGGTTACATGATCGGCTCGGTCGTCTACGCCGGTCAAGGAGCTTTTGGATGCGATTCCTTTGACAAGTCTTTCAAACCCAAATTCCCTCGTCCTACCATCTTGATCATCGATCGTGGAG aGTGCTACTTTGCATTAAAGGTATGGAACGGTCAAAAATCCGGTGCAGCAGCAGTTCTAATAGCAGATAACGTAGACGAGTCACTGATAACAATGGATTCACCTGAAGAATCAAAAGAAGCTGATGACTTCATAGAGAAACTCACCATTCCATCTGCTTTAATCGACCTTTCTTTCGCAAACACCCTCAAGCAAGCTCTCAAGAAAGGAGAGGAAGTAGTCCTCAAGATAGACTGGAGCGAGTCACTGCCTCATCCGGATGAGAGAGTTGAGTATGAGCTATGGACTAACACGAACGATGAGTGTGGTGCGCGGTGCGATGAGCAGatgaattttgtaaaaaactTTAAAGGGCACGCGCAGATTCTTGAGAAAGGAGGATACTCTTTGTTCACACCTCATTACATTACATGGTTTTGTCCTAAAGATTATGTTTCAAGCAATCAGTGTAAGTCTCAGTGTATAAACCAAGGGAGGTATTGTGCTCCTGACCCTGAACAAGACTTTGGAGATGGATACGATGGGAAAGACATTGTTTTCGAGAACTTGAGACAGTTATGTGTTCATAGAGTAGGGAAAGAGATTAACAAGTCTTGGGTTTGGTGGGACTATGTGACTGATTTTCACATCAGGTGTTCCATGAAGGAGAAGAAGTATACTAAAGAATGTGCAGAGAGTGTTGTGGAATCTCTAGGTAAAAGACATGATTACAATCGTTTTCATTATCCCTTTCTTCACATTTCCGGGTCGTATAAAACTATCTTATTCTCAGGTTTGCCACTTGACAAGATCAAGAAATGTATGGGTGATCCTGCAGCTGATGTGGAGAATGAGGTTTTAAAAGGTGAGCAAGCACTTCAGGTTGGACAGGGAGACCGTGGGGATGTCACAATCTTGCCAACATTGATCATCAACAATGCTCAATACCGCG GTAAACTCGAGAGTAGTTCGGTTCTAAAGGCTATATGTTCAGGTTTCAAGGAGAGAACCGAACCCGGGATCTGTCTAAGTGGAG ATATAGAAACAAATGAATGTCTTGAAGCAAATGGAGGATGTTGGCAAGACAAGAAATCTAATGTAACAGCTTGCAAG GACACATTTAGGGGAAGAGTCTGTGAATGCCCTGTTGTGAATGGTGTGCAGTATAAAGGAGATGGCTATACTTCATGTGAAC CTTATGGACCTGCGAGATGTTCAATGAATCAAGGAGGCTGCTGGTCTGAAACCAAAAAGGGCCTAACCTTCTCTGCTTGTTCG AACACCGAGACATCTGGATGTCGTTGCCCTTCAGGTTTCAAAGGAGATGGTCTTAAATGTGAAG ACATTGATGAATGTAAGGAGAAATCAGCTTGTCAGTGTGATGGATGCAAGTGTAACAACAAATGGGGAAGCTTCGAATGCAAATGCTCTGGCAATCGTCTCTACATGAAAGAACAGGACACTTGTATCG agaaaagCGGATCAGGAATTGGATGGTTCTTTACATTTGTGATACTAGCTGCAGTTGGAGGTATCTGTGTAGGGGGCTACGTGTTCTACAAGTATCGTCTCAGG TCTTACATGGATTCAGAAATCATGGCGATTATGTCTCAGTACATGCCATTGGAGAGCCAAAACACTACTGATCCAATGACTGGTGAATCTCAACAACTGAGATTAACTTCTGCAGCctaa
- the LOC106366698 gene encoding vacuolar-sorting receptor 6 isoform X2 produces MSLINKGATLALFLALTMVFNGVFGRFIVEKSSVTILSPLAMRSKHDAAIANFGVPNYGGYMIGSVVYAGQGAFGCDSFDKSFKPKFPRPTILIIDRGECYFALKVWNGQKSGAAAVLIADNVDESLITMDSPEESKEADDFIEKLTIPSALIDLSFANTLKQALKKGEEVVLKIDWSESLPHPDERVEYELWTNTNDECGARCDEQMNFVKNFKGHAQILEKGGYSLFTPHYITWFCPKDYVSSNQCKSQCINQGRYCAPDPEQDFGDGYDGKDIVFENLRQLCVHRVGKEINKSWVWWDYVTDFHIRCSMKEKKYTKECAESVVESLGLPLDKIKKCMGDPAADVENEVLKGEQALQVGQGDRGDVTILPTLIINNAQYRGKLESSSVLKAICSGFKERTEPGICLSGDIETNECLEANGGCWQDKKSNVTACKDTFRGRVCECPVVNGVQYKGDGYTSCEPYGPARCSMNQGGCWSETKKGLTFSACSNTETSGCRCPSGFKGDGLKCEDIDECKEKSACQCDGCKCNNKWGSFECKCSGNRLYMKEQDTCIEKSGSGIGWFFTFVILAAVGGICVGGYVFYKYRLRSYMDSEIMAIMSQYMPLESQNTTDPMTGESQQLRLTSAA; encoded by the exons ATGTCTTTGATCAATAAAGGAGCCACCTTGGCTCTGTTTCTAGCGTTGACCATGGTGTTCAACGGCGTTTTCGGGAGATTCATCGTTGAGAAGAGCAGCGTCACGATCTTAAGCCCTTTGGCAATGCGGTCGAAACACGACGCAGCCATCGCTAACTTCGGTGTGCCTAACTACGGTGGTTACATGATCGGCTCGGTCGTCTACGCCGGTCAAGGAGCTTTTGGATGCGATTCCTTTGACAAGTCTTTCAAACCCAAATTCCCTCGTCCTACCATCTTGATCATCGATCGTGGAG aGTGCTACTTTGCATTAAAGGTATGGAACGGTCAAAAATCCGGTGCAGCAGCAGTTCTAATAGCAGATAACGTAGACGAGTCACTGATAACAATGGATTCACCTGAAGAATCAAAAGAAGCTGATGACTTCATAGAGAAACTCACCATTCCATCTGCTTTAATCGACCTTTCTTTCGCAAACACCCTCAAGCAAGCTCTCAAGAAAGGAGAGGAAGTAGTCCTCAAGATAGACTGGAGCGAGTCACTGCCTCATCCGGATGAGAGAGTTGAGTATGAGCTATGGACTAACACGAACGATGAGTGTGGTGCGCGGTGCGATGAGCAGatgaattttgtaaaaaactTTAAAGGGCACGCGCAGATTCTTGAGAAAGGAGGATACTCTTTGTTCACACCTCATTACATTACATGGTTTTGTCCTAAAGATTATGTTTCAAGCAATCAGTGTAAGTCTCAGTGTATAAACCAAGGGAGGTATTGTGCTCCTGACCCTGAACAAGACTTTGGAGATGGATACGATGGGAAAGACATTGTTTTCGAGAACTTGAGACAGTTATGTGTTCATAGAGTAGGGAAAGAGATTAACAAGTCTTGGGTTTGGTGGGACTATGTGACTGATTTTCACATCAGGTGTTCCATGAAGGAGAAGAAGTATACTAAAGAATGTGCAGAGAGTGTTGTGGAATCTCTAG GTTTGCCACTTGACAAGATCAAGAAATGTATGGGTGATCCTGCAGCTGATGTGGAGAATGAGGTTTTAAAAGGTGAGCAAGCACTTCAGGTTGGACAGGGAGACCGTGGGGATGTCACAATCTTGCCAACATTGATCATCAACAATGCTCAATACCGCG GTAAACTCGAGAGTAGTTCGGTTCTAAAGGCTATATGTTCAGGTTTCAAGGAGAGAACCGAACCCGGGATCTGTCTAAGTGGAG ATATAGAAACAAATGAATGTCTTGAAGCAAATGGAGGATGTTGGCAAGACAAGAAATCTAATGTAACAGCTTGCAAG GACACATTTAGGGGAAGAGTCTGTGAATGCCCTGTTGTGAATGGTGTGCAGTATAAAGGAGATGGCTATACTTCATGTGAAC CTTATGGACCTGCGAGATGTTCAATGAATCAAGGAGGCTGCTGGTCTGAAACCAAAAAGGGCCTAACCTTCTCTGCTTGTTCG AACACCGAGACATCTGGATGTCGTTGCCCTTCAGGTTTCAAAGGAGATGGTCTTAAATGTGAAG ACATTGATGAATGTAAGGAGAAATCAGCTTGTCAGTGTGATGGATGCAAGTGTAACAACAAATGGGGAAGCTTCGAATGCAAATGCTCTGGCAATCGTCTCTACATGAAAGAACAGGACACTTGTATCG agaaaagCGGATCAGGAATTGGATGGTTCTTTACATTTGTGATACTAGCTGCAGTTGGAGGTATCTGTGTAGGGGGCTACGTGTTCTACAAGTATCGTCTCAGG TCTTACATGGATTCAGAAATCATGGCGATTATGTCTCAGTACATGCCATTGGAGAGCCAAAACACTACTGATCCAATGACTGGTGAATCTCAACAACTGAGATTAACTTCTGCAGCctaa
- the LOC106366699 gene encoding GTP-binding protein ERG has product MKAFRSLRILISISRTATAPGCKPHLPHTFLRRFYSAQPKLDGDGPIGDSVFDSSQYSIPGTQEKQKQPNWDKGYRERVQRELFPEDKGKSKSPEEEESVDRSRILAKALLEAALESADDELGEGEVREEDQKSLYVGIIGPPNAGKSSLTNFMVGTKVAAASRKTNTTTHEVLGVLTKGDTQVCFFDTPGLMLKKSGYGYKDIKARVQNAWTSVDLFDVLIVMFDVHRHLTCPDSRVVRLITYMGEEANPKQKRILCMNKVDLVEKKKDLLKVAEEFQNLPAYERYFMISGLKGSGVKDLSQYLMDQAVKKPWEEHPFTMSEEVMKNISLEVVRERLLDHVHQEVPYGVEHRLVDWREQRDGSLRIEQHLITPKLSQRKILVGKGGAKIGRIGIEANEELRRIMNRKVHLILKVLLK; this is encoded by the exons ATGAAAGCTTTTAGATCTCTACGAATACTAATTTCCATCTCACGAACAGCGACGGCACCTGGCTGTAAACCCCATCTCCCTCACACCTTCCTCCGCCGGTTCTACTCGGCGCAGCCGAAACTAGACGGAGACGGACCCATCGGCGACTCTGTTTTCGATAGCAGTCAATACTCAATCCCTGGAACCCAAGAAAAGCAAAAGCAACCTAATTGGGATAAAGGGTACAGGGAAAGGGTACAGAGGGAGCTGTTTCCGGAAGACAAGGGTAAATCGAAATctccagaagaagaagagagtgttgATAGGTCAAGGATTCTAGCGAAGGCTCTCTTGGAGGCGGCGCTTGAGTCAGCTGATGACGAACTCGGGGAAGGCGAGGTTCGAGAAGAAGATCAGAAGTCTCTTTACGTCGGCATCATCGGCCCTCCAAACGCCGGCAAATCTTCTTTGACTAATTTCATG GTTGGAACTAAGGTAGCAGCTGCTTCCCGGAAGACCAACACGACGACCCATGAAGTGCTGGGAGTATTGACTAAAGGAGATACACAAGTT TGTTTCTTTGATACTCCTGGTTTGATGTTGAAGAAAAGCGGATATGGTTACAAAGACATCAAGGCTCGTGTGCAAAATGCTTGGACTTCTGTTGACCTTTTCGATGTTCTCATTGTTATGTTTGATGTCCACAGGCATCTCACCTG TCCGGATTCAAGAGTTGTACGCTTGATCACATACATGGGAGAggaagcaaatccaaaacaaaaaCGCATTTTATGTATGAACAAAGTTGATTTGgttgagaagaagaaagatctcTTAAAGGTTGCTGAGGAGTTCCAAAATCTCCCTGCATATGAAAG GTACTTCATGATATCAGGGCTTAAGGGATCTGGAGTTAAGGATCTCAGCCAGTATTTAATGGATCAGGCAGTAAAGAAGCCATGGGAGGAACATCCATTCACCATGAGTGAAGAAGTCATGAAGAACATCTCTCTTGAAGTTGTTAGGGAGAGATTACTAGACCATGTTCATCAG GAAGTACCATATGGCGTGGAGCACCGTCTAGTGGACTGGAGAGAGCAGCGAGACGGGTCTTTGAGGATTGAACAACATCTCATCACTCCTAAACTTAGCCAACGCAAGATTCTTGTGGGCAAGGGAGGTGCTAAAATCGG GAGGATAGGAATAGAGGCAAACGAAGAACTTAGGAGAATAATGAACCGCAAAGTTCATCTCATTCTCAAGGTGTTGCTCAAGTGA